The Planctellipticum variicoloris DNA window GTTGATCCGGCCTTCGAAGTTCCGGTTGCCGGACAGGACTGCCGCGGCGACGAGGTTGCCTTCGCGGATGCCGTGGGAAATCTCTTCGGGAAGCGGACCGCTGTTGCCGATGCAGGTCGTGCACCCGTAGCCGACGGTCTGAAAGCCCAGCTTGTCCAGCGAGGCCGACAGGCCCGACTTGTCCAGGTATTCCGTCACCACGCGGCTGCCGGGGGCCAGGCTCGTCTTCACCCAGGGCTTGGCGGTCAAGCCTTTCGCCGCGGCGTTGCGCGCCACCAGCCCGGCACACACGAGGACCGAAGGATTGCTGGTGTTCGTGCAGCTCGTGATCGCAGCGATCACCACCGCGCCATGCTTGAGCGAAAACTCTTTGCCGGCGTACTCGACCGGCACGCCGTCTTCGCCGGGATCCGGAGTGACCGGTTCGTCCGTCGGTCCTCCTTCCGATGTCATGGAGACCGGCGTCGACCCGTTGCCGGGCGAGGACTTCCCGAAGGTGCTGCTGAGATCCTGGCGCCACTGCGCTTTCATCCCGGCGAGTGCGATGCGATCCTGGGGACGCTTGGGGCCGGCCAGCGACGGCTCGACGGTCGACATGTCCAGTCCGAGCGTGCTCGTAAACCGGGGTTCGGGAGAGTCGTCCGTCCGGAACAGCCCCTGCTCTTTGTAGTATTTCTCGACCAGTTCCACTTCGGCGGCGGTCCGTCCGGTTCGCCGCATGAACCGCAGAGTCTCGTCGTCGACGGGGAAGAAGCCGACGGTCGCCCCGTATTCCGGGGCCATGTTGGCGATCGTCGCCCGGTCCGGCAGCGACATCGTCGACAGGCCCGGGCCGTAGAATTCGACAAATTTGCCGACCACGCCGTGCTGGCGCAGCATCTGCGTGACGGTCAGCACCAGGTCGGTGGCGGTGGCCCCTTCGGGAAGCCGGCCGGTCAGCTTGAAGCCGACGACTTCCGGCAGCAGCATGTAAATCGGCTGACCGAGCATGACGGCTTCGGCTTCGATGCCCCCCACGCCCCAGCCTACGACCCCCAGGCCGTTGATCATGGTGGTGTGGCTGTCGGTTCCAACGAGGCTGTCCGGATAGGCGACGCCGTCGCGGGTCAGCACTCCCTTGGCGAGGTATTCCAGGTTGACCTGGTGGACGATTCCCGTCGCCGGCGGCACGACGCGGAAGTTGGTGAAGGCATCCTGAGCCCAGCGCAGGAGCTGGTATCGCTCGAGGTTCCGGGTGAATTCCAGGTCGATGTTCTTCTGGTACGAATCGGCCGAACCGAAGCTGTCGACCTGCACGGAGTGATCGATGACCAGATCGCACTGAACCAGCGGATTGATTTTCTTCGGATCGCCCCCCAGGCGGACCATGGCGCTGCGGAGCGCCGCGAGGTCGACGACGGCGGGGACGCCGGTGAAGTCCTGCAGGACCACCCGACCCGGCATGAAGGGGATTTCAACCTGGGCCGGGGCGGCGGCGTTCCAGCCCGCCACCTGTCGCACGTGCTCGGTCGTGACGATAAATTCGTCGACGTTCCGCAGGCAGGCTTCGAGCAGGACGCGGATCGAGTACGGGAGCGTATCGATTCCCGGAAGGCCGGCATCGGCCAGCTTCGGAAGCCGAAAGATCTTGTACTCGCCGGCAGAGGTCTTGAGAACGCCCTCCGCGCCGAATGGATTGCTCGCCGCCATTCGCAACTGCTCCCTTCCGAACCGCTTGCCCGCCTGAATGATCCGTGGATTGAGGAATCCTACCGCGACGCATGAAGATTGAGAAGTATGTCCGCGGACGCCGCGGGACGTCCCCAGGCCGATTCCCGCGCCGCGGGCGATTGAACCTCGTCGCCTTCATCGGTAGCATTCGCAGGAGAATTCAATCTCTCCTGCCGGGCACTGGTTGTCATGCCTGCCGATTCCGACTCTCCGGCCTCCTGGTCCCGGCCGCATGTCCTGGGCCTGCAGGAACTTTCCGCGACGGAAATCACCTGCATTCTCGATCGGGCCGCGGAGTTCAAGCAGCTCTCGACCGAGGGAGAAACTCGCCTTTCAATCCTGAAAGGAATCACCGTCGGCAACCTGTTTTTCGAACCCTCGACGCGTACGAAAACCAGTTTCAGCCTGGCGGCGAAGCGGCTGGGGGCCGACACGGTCGACTTCGCTGCTGCCGGCAGCAGCCTCAGCAAGGGCGAAACATTCATTGACACCGCCCGCAACATTGAGGCGATGGGCGTCTCGACAATGGTCGTCCGCCACAGCACCTCCGGCGCTCCGCACGTCCTCTCCCGGAACCTGCGGGCCTCGGTCATCAACGCCGGCGACGGGACCCACGAACATCCCACGCAGGGACTGCTGGATCTCTTTACGATCCGGCAGCATCGCGGCTCCCTGGAGGGGCTGACGGTGGCTCTCGTCGGCGACATCCTCCACAGCCGCGTCGCCCGGTCCAACATCTGGGGTCTCAAGAAGCTCGGCGCCCGCGTGATCGTCTGCGGGCCGGCGACGCTGATTCCTCCGCGGGTCGAAGCGATGGGCGTCGAAATCAGCGACGACCTCGATGCGATTCTGCCGGAGCTGGACTGCATCAACCTGCTGCGGATTCAGGCCGAGCGCCAGCGCAGTGCGTTCTTTCCTTCGATCTACGAATACGCCCACTTCTTCGGGATGAACGGCGACCGCGTCCGCCGCGGAAAAGACGACCTGCTGATCCTGGCGCCGGGGCCGATCAATCGCGGAGTGGAACTGACGCCCGACGTCGCCGACGGGCCGAACAGCGTCATTCTGGATCAGGTGACGAACGGACTGTTCGTCCGGATGGCCTGCCTGGCTCTGACTCACGAAGCCGCGACGCGCGGGAAAGGGGGTCCGGCATGAGCTCCCTGCTGCTCAAGAACGGCCGCGTGATCGATCCCGCCCGCCAACTCGACGCCGTGACCGACGTTCTGATCCTCGACGGTCGAATCGCAGAAGTCGGCACATATGCGGGCCACGCGGACGAAGTGCTCGATTGCACGCGGCAGATCGTCTGTCCGGGGTTGATCGATACCCACGTCGGCATTCGCGACCCGGGGTTCGAAGAAGACGAAACCACGGCGACGGCAACCGCAGCGGCCCTGGCGGGGGGCTTCACGAGCATCGGCGCAATGCCGGATACACATCCTCCCGTCGACAACGCGGCGGCGGCCGAATACGTCGTGCTGCAGGCGGCTCGCGCCCGGCAGTGCCGGGTCTATCCCCTCGGGGCCGTGACGCGCGACCACGCCGGACAGGAACTGGCCGACCTCGGCCAGCTCGCCCGCAGCGGCGCCGTCGCCTTTACCGACGCCAAAACGCCGATCGCCAGTGCAGAGATCATGCGGCGGGCGCTCGAATACTCGCGAATGTTCCGCTGTCCGGTCTTTTCGCATCCGCAGGACCCGACGCTGACGGCGGGCGGCGTCATGCACGAGGGACTGCACTCAACGCTGCTCGGCCTGCGCGGCATGCCGGCGGCGGCCGAGGCGATCCTGGTCGGTCGCGACATCGCCCTGGCCGAACTGACCGGCGGGCGCGTCCACTTGATGTGCATCAGCACGCGTCACGCTGTCGAACAGATCCGCCGGGCCAGACAGGCGGGGTTACGGGTGACGGCCGATGTCACGCCGCATCATCTGACGCTGACCGACGAATCGCTCAGTTCGTACAGTTCGCAGTACAAAGTCGACCCGCCGCTCCGCAGCGCCGAGCACATCGAGGCGCTGATCGCCGGGCTGCAGGATGGCACGATCGACGCGATTTCCGCCGATCATCAGCCGTTCGCCGCCGAGAAGAAGGACCGCGAGCTCGACCAGGTCCCCTTCGGCATCGTCGGACTGGAGACGCTGCTGCCGATCTGCATCCGGGCGCTGGTCGAACCGGGGCACCTGACGTGGCTGCAGTTCATCGCTCGCCTGACGACCGGCCCGGCCCGGATTCTGGGAATCGAGCGTGGTACACTGGCCCCCGGCGCCGAGGCGGACGTGACCATCATCCATCCGGATCACGCCTGGACGATCGACCCGAGTCGCTTCCGTTCCCGCAGCCGAAATACGCCGTTCGGCGGCTGGCAGGTCCGCGGACGGGCTCAGACCGTGCTGGTCGGAGGCGAAATCCGCTACCGGGCGAGCTGAGTGAGCCAACTGCAGAGTGCCAGAGAAAAGCCATCCACCATCCACTGACCACTGACCACTGACCACTGACAAAAGGACGACCACCAAAGTCCTCCATACCCGATTCTCTGAAGGAAGGAGGTTCCCATCGCGACGCCCTTCCTCATTCTCGACGGCTATAACTTGCTGCATGCCGCGGGGCTGGCCCGGCTGAAATATGGCGTCGGCGACCTGGGTCGGCAGCGCACGCGGTTGCTGGCCAGGATCTCCGAGAAACTCAGTCCGGAAGAGCAAACTCGTTGTACGGTGGTGTTTGACGCTCGCGAGCCTCCGCCGGATGCGAATCCTCACCAGCGGCATCAGCAGATCACGGTGCTGTTTGCCCCGGACAGCGGCGACGCCGACGAAATGATCGAAGAACTGATCCGTCGGCACCCGTCGCCGCGCCAGCTCGTGGTCGTTTCGAGCGATCATCGGCTGCAGAAGGCGGTGCTGAGACGCAGCGGCAAGGCGGTCGACAGCGAGGTCTGGCTGCATCAGCTCGACCGCCGCCCCCGCGCGGGCAGCAACCCGGCACCGGCGCCGGCGGTCGATCCCAGACGCGCCGTCGACGACTGGCAGCAGGAATTCGGCGAGTTCAACGTGGACGAACTGGCCGCCGAAGTCGCCGCAGAGTCCTCCGACGCCGCGCCGAAGGAGGACTGGGACCGGCACGTGGATTTGCTGGAGAGGCAGCTCGGCAACCCTGCGGAACTGGAACGCTGGCTGGACGATTCCCGGACAAAGAGTCCGCGCCGACAGGCGCCGCCCCCCGGATGAGCAGTTCGGAAATGACCGGAATGCTGAATTGCGGGGACGCGAAGTCTGGGAAAACCCGCCGATTTTCGCGCTGGAACGGGGATCTGCGGTTTGACGGAATGTCTTCAGTTCTCCAGAATTGACGTTCAGGTTCCGTCGTCCAGTGCAGCGCGGCATTCCGGCAGCGGCCGCCCATCCTTCTAACTTCGAGCGACTGCGAATGGATCTTCCAATGACGAAGTCCGGTCACGTCTGGCGTTGGGCCGGTCTGAGCCTGGTAGTGTCCCTGGCCGTCGGCTGCGGCTACGAAGAGTACAACGCGCGTCTCGCCGAAACGGCGAAGTATTTCGCCTACCAGGAAAAGATGAATTCCAACCTGGCGGCGCCGGTGCGCGAAACTCCGATCGAAGAAATCCGCCTGCCGCTGCAATTCGCCGCCCTTCCCAAACCGAAGCCGCCGGCGAAGCGTGAAGACGGAACGACTCCGGATGAAGAGCCGTTCGATCCCCGCCAGCCCAACTACGTGAACGTCACGCTGCCGGGACTCGCCGCCGCCTGGCAGGCGCCGATCGACACGCTGGTGGACGGGAAGCCCGAGAAGCGTCCGGGCTACATTTACGCCCTCTCGAACTACTGGATGTTCGTGACGGGACAGACTGAGCTGGCCCCCCTCTTCACCCGGGATACCCGTCGATTGATCGCCGCGACGTTCGGCACGGTGATCACCGACCCGGACGGCGTCGGCGACCGGGAGAGCTATCCGCGGGCCGCCCAGTACACCACGCCGGTTCCGTACGACGTGACGCGCCTCAATCCGGAAATGCTGATCAGCGACGTCCGCTACACGGTGGAGCTGTTTGCGCATCAGGAGGGAGATATCCATCTCATCCTGATGGTCGTGCTGCCGCGCGACGCCGACCTGCAGCACTCACGCCTCAACGAGCGCATTCCGCTGATGCTGGAAACGCTGAAGCTCTCCAACAAGAAGCCTTCAGCTCCGCCGGCGAAAGGGGGCGCCACTCCGGCCCCCGCGCAGCCCGCCGCCTCGTTCTGAACGGCGCAATCTCGGGTCAACCGGCGCACTCGGGACGTTCCGTCAAACGGCATACCGGCGCACGACCTCCTCGCGAATCTGAATTCCCAGTCCGGGCGCGGTCGGGACCGCAATCGCTCCGTCCGCCTCAACGACAATCGGCGATTCGACAATCTCCGTCCTCCACGGATTCTCCGACTGGTCGTATTCGACCATGGGCGTGTCCGTCGGCAGGCCCCAGTGAGGATCGGGAAGCAACGACACCAGGTGCGTCGTGGCGGCGATGAGGATTGCGCCGCCCCAGCAGTGCGGCAGACAGGTGACTCCGGCAAGGGACGCCATCTCCGCAATGAACAGGACCTCGCCGATGCCGCTGCAGAGGCTGACATCGGGCTGAATGATGTGAAACGTCCCCCGGTCGATCAGTTCGCGCGCCGAGGCGCGGGTATCGAGCCCCTCGCCCCCGGCGAGCGGCAAAGGAAGCTTCGCCCGCAGCTCTTCGTAGCCGGCGTACTTTGGCGACTGCGGCAACGGCTCTTCGAAGAAGTCGAACTCCAGCTCGTGAAGCACTTCTCCCATCCGCAGCGCGCTGCCGAGCGTGTAGGCCGCATTGCCGTCGACCATCAGCCGCACATCGGGACCGACCGCCTTGCGGACGGAACGGGCGACGGCAGCCTCGCGCGCGACCGAGTATCGCCCGAGTCGCATCTTCAGAGCGCGAAATCCGGCGTTGACAAGCTGCTCGGCCTCGCGAGGAAACAACGTTTCCGGTTCTTCGCCTTCGACATAATTCATAGCCGACGCGTAGGCCGGGACGCGGTCCCGCAATCGACCGCCGAAAAGTTCGGCGACGGGCAATTCCAGCATCTTGCCGCGCAGGTCGTTCAGGGCGATATCGAGTCCGCCGACGGCGAGCGGCTGGCCGAAATTGGCCCCCCACAGCATTCGCGTGAGCTTGCGATGTTCGAGGGGGTTCTGCCCGATCAGCTTCGGCGCCAGGTTGTCGTCGATGGCCCCTTTCGTACCGCTCACCGAAGCCGTTTCTCCCCAGCCGACGAGCCCGGTATCCGTCTCGATTTTGACCAGCAGGGTCGAGCGCGTTTTGTCGAGGGGAACCGAGACCGACACGCCGAAGGCGCGCTTGAGCTGCGTCCGCAGCAGAAAGGTCTCGACGCGCGTGATTTTCGCCTGCGGCAGTCCGGATTCGTTCCGGGCGTCGTGAGCAGCCCCCTGCCGCGACCACCCCAGCCCGGCAGCGCCAGCCGCGCCGAATGTCGCCCCCAGAAACCCGCGACGCGATGAAGGCGAGGTCGCAGCCATCAGCAGGACTCCCCAAAGATCTTGACGCGCCGCCGGAGACTCGAAGGCGGGCGTGGAAGCCGCCAGCGTAAGGGGGGCGTCGCTCCATTGCCAGTAAATGCGCCGCGCAGCGCGCCAATCGACCGCGAATCCCGTCGAACGAGGGTGCGAGCGGAAACGAACTCGCCGGATCGCAGGGCTGCGACCCGGTGAGCGTTTTTCGCTGATGGAGGAAGACAGGGAAGAGCCGTCTCGGCGGCGGCCGACTCGCTCAGCTCGCCTTTTTCTTTTTCGCGGCCTTCTTCTTGACGGGCTTGTCGCCGGCGGCTTTGGCCGAGGCTTTTTTCGGGGCGGCTTTGGCCGAGCGGCCGCCGCGTCCCTTCTTGGGGCTCCCCTTGGCCGCCCGCTCGGCAATCAACGTGACGGCTTCTTCGAGCGTCAGCGTCATGGGATCCTTGTCCTTGGGAATTGTGGCGTTGACCTTCCCGTGCTTCACGTACGCGCCATAGCGGCCTTCGAACACGCCGATCATTTCGTTGTCGGCGGGATGCTTGCCGATTTCCCGCATCGGGGTGACTGCGGCCTTGGCGCGCGCCTGCGAGAGCAGTTCGACGGCCTTGGGCAGATCGACGGTCAACACGTCGTCCTCTTTGCCGAGCGACTTGTACGTCTTTTCGTGCAGCACGTAAGGACCGTACATCCCGATGCCGGCTTTGACGACGTGTCCGGTTTCCGGGTGGTTGCCCAGCGTCCGGGGCAGATGCAGGTAGGCCAGCGCGTCCGCCAGCGTCACAGACTGCGGATCTCTGTTCTTGGGAATCGAAACCCGTCGGGGCTTGGCTTCGCCGTCGCGGACTTCCCCGAGCTGCAGATACGGGCCGTAGGGACCGACGAGAATGAAGATCGAATGGCCGGTGTCCGGGTCGATTCCGAGCGACTGCGGCCCCGCCTTTTTCATCTCGATCAGCTTCGTCGCCATCTCGTCGGTAATGTCCGCCGGGGCGATGTCGTCGGGAATGGACGCGGTGACGGGCTGTCCGTCGTGCTCGGTCTCGAAGTACGGCCCATACCGCCCGACCCGAACTTTGGGTCCCAGCCCTTCGAGCGTCAAGGTGCATGCGGTGCGAGGATCGATCGACCCTTCTTTGTCACGGACCTGCCCGTCCAGACCGACTTCGCCCGAGTAAAACTGCTTGAGATAGGGGAGCCGCTCCGCTTCGCCGCCGGCGATGTCGTCGAGCGTCTGCTCCATCTTGGCCGTGAAGCTCAGGTCGACCAGATTCGGGAAATAGTCCTCGAGCAGACGGGTTACGGCCAGCGCCGTAAACGTCGGCACGAGCTGATTACCGACTTTGCGCACGTACCCACGGTCCTGAATGGTTCCGATGATCGTCGCGTAGGTACTGGGACGTCCGATCCCCTCGGCTTCGAGCGTTCGCACCAGCGTCGCTTCCGTATATCGCGCCGGAGGTTTCGTCTCGTGACCGACGGAGGCCAGCTCGCTGCAGTTCAGGGCGTCCTTCTCGTTCAACGGAGGCAGCGCGGCTTCCGTATCGTCGAGCGCCGCCTCGGGGTCGTCGACTCCTTCCACGTACGCCCGGAAGAAGCCCGGGAATTCGACGTGCCGGCCGGTCGCGCGGAATTCCGCGTCGGCCGCCTGGATTGTCACCGTCTGGAACCGCAGGCGGGCCTCGGCCATCTGCGTGGCGACGGTGCGTTTCCAGATCATCGCGTACAGCACGGCCTCGCGCCCGCTGAGTCCGTGTTCTTCGGCGGTTTTCATTTCCTTGCCAGCGGGGCGGATGGCTTCGTGAGCCTCCTGGGCGTTCTTGGCCTTGTTGGTGAACTGCCGGACTTCCGGGCTGAGATACTCCTTGCCATACCGCTGTTCGACGCATGACCGGGAGGCCCCGATCGCCTCCTGCGACAGATTGACGCTGTCGGTACGCATGTAGGTGATGTAGCCGTCCTCGTAGAGCCGCTGCGCCACCTGCATCGTCTCGCGGGCCGACAGATTCAACTTGCGGTTGGCCTCCTGCTGGAGCGTACTCGTCGTAAACGGCGCGTACGGCTTGCGGGTCTGCATCCGCGTTTCAACGGTCGAAACGACCCAGGGCTGCCCGTCGAGCCGGCCTTCCAGGGATCGCGCGGCGGCTTCATCCAGCAACAGGACGTCGGCGTCGGGCTTCAGTCGGCCGGTGTTTTCGTCGAAGTCCCGTCCGCTGGCGACCCGTTTGCCTCCCACGGTGGCCAGAGCGGCATCGAACGTCGCGCCGCTCCGGGTGGCCAGCGTCGCCTTCAGGTCCCAGAACGAGCCCGACTTGAACGCCAGCCGCTCCAGTTCGCGCTGGACAATCACGCGGACCGCCACCGACTGCACCCGCCCTGCGGACAGACCGGGCGCAATTTTCTTCCAGAGCAGCGGGCTGAGGCGGTAGCCGTACAGTCGGTCGACCACGCGTCGCGTTTCCTGCGCCGCAACCAGATTTTCGTCGAGATCGCGCGTATGGCTGATCGCCTCGAGGATGGCCTCTTTGGTAATTTCCGAGAAGACCATCCGCTTGACCGGAACGCGAGGTTCGAGCAACTGGGCCAGGTGCCAGCCGATGCTCTCTCCCTCGCGGTCTTCGTCGGTTGCCAGAATGAGCTCGCTGGCGAGCTTCAAGTTGTCCTTCAGCTCTTTGACGAGCTTTTTCTTTTCCTTCGGGACGACGTAAAGCGGTGCGAAGTTGCCATCGACGTTGACCCCCAGATTCGACCACGGCTCCTTCTTCAGCTCCGGGGGAATCTCGGTGGCGCTCGCCGGCAGATCGCGCACGTGCCCCATACTCGCCTGGACGATGTAGTCCTTGCCGAGGTATTCGCCGATTTTTCGGGCTTTGGCCGGCGATTCGACGATCACCAGGCCCTTAATGCTCTTGCCTGCCACAACGATGGCCCTGAAAGGGGAAATCACGCTTCAGATGATGGGAAACAAACCGCCAGGATGCGTTCACGCCGCCCTCCGCCGCATCGCACTGCCTCTCGGCCCTCTTTTCACCGCCGACCGTCCCCCCTCTCCGGACTTCCCCGCTTCCGGGAAACGGCACGAGTGCGGTGGCAGGTCCCGGACGGAGAAATCGAAGGGAAGAAAACAGTCTTTGACGGTCGATCGGTCGGCCCAAAGGGGCTGCGGCAGCCCGGAAAGCGCGACGAGTCAGTCTTCGCAAACCTCCGCCCGCAGGCCCCCGGCCTGTGATTCGGATGACGCGATCTCTTGTCGTCGGTTGACCTTGTGTCCGAACCCCGTCACATTACAATGCCGCGGATCGGCCACAGGTCGCTAAAAGACCCGGCCATCCATAAAGCATCTTTCGACGCCGTGTCAAGCGTTCCATCGGCAAGTTGTCCGATGTCAGGGATGTGAAACTCCTCTTTCGGCTACGAGGTCAGGACGGCTCATGAGTTCACCGCTTGAGGCCTTTCGCAAGCACCAGCGCGTCATGATGGCGGCCCTGACGGCCCTGTCGATGATCGCGTTTATTTTTCTCGATAACCTCAGCCAGGCCAGCAGTATTCCGCCCGGCATGACGGTTCTGCTGCTGGCGTTGATCTGCGGCGCCGGGCTCTGGTTTGTCGGTGCGTCGCGCGGCAAAGGTTCGGAGTGGGCTTCGGCGGGAGCGATCATCGGCGCCATCGTCGGATTTATTTCCTTCTACACCTCCGGACCTCCCCCGGTGGCGACGACGGCGGTCAAGAATTTCACGCAGACCGACATCGCCGAACTGCAGAGCAAGCGCAACGTCGCCAACAGCTTCGTCTATGCCGCGATTCGGAAATCCGGAGTCGATCCCCGGCAGAACGCCGGCTTCGGCAGCGGCCAGCCCGATGCGATGGTCGAACACGCCCTCCGCGTCTACGAGGCGCATAAAGAGGGGATTCACCTGGCCGACTCCGCCGTCACCCAGTTCATCAACGACCTGACGGGCGAGAAACTCAGCAAATCGGACTACAAAGCGGTTCTGCGCGAGATCGGAATCTCGGAAGGGGATCTCTACAACGTCCTCCGCGAGGAGCTCGAAGCGCGTCTCGTCGCCGGCCTCAACGCCCCCCCGTACGGCGGCGGCGGACGACTGCCGGTTACCCAGACCCCGGAACAACTCTGGGAGTACTTCTGCCGGCTGCATGTCAAGGAAGCGATCAGCGCTGTTTCGCTGCCGGTCGCGTCGTTTGTCGGTCAGGTTCCCGAGCCCAAGGAGCCGGAACTGCTCGCCTTTTTTGAACAGCACAAGAATTCGCTGCCTGCTCCAGGCCGGCCAGGCTTTCTGATCCCCGAACGGGTCCGCCTGGCCTACCTGATGGCCGACTTTGAAAAGTTTGAAGGGAAGGCTGCCGAGCCGACCGACGCAGAGATCGCCGAATACTACGAAAAGAACCGCGAGCGCTATCGCGTGCGTTCCATTCCGGAATCGGGCCAGCCCGGTGCCGAGGCCACGAACGGCGGTCCCGCCGACGCTGGTCAGCCCGCCAATCCGCCACCCGC harbors:
- the acnA gene encoding aconitate hydratase AcnA, with amino-acid sequence MAASNPFGAEGVLKTSAGEYKIFRLPKLADAGLPGIDTLPYSIRVLLEACLRNVDEFIVTTEHVRQVAGWNAAAPAQVEIPFMPGRVVLQDFTGVPAVVDLAALRSAMVRLGGDPKKINPLVQCDLVIDHSVQVDSFGSADSYQKNIDLEFTRNLERYQLLRWAQDAFTNFRVVPPATGIVHQVNLEYLAKGVLTRDGVAYPDSLVGTDSHTTMINGLGVVGWGVGGIEAEAVMLGQPIYMLLPEVVGFKLTGRLPEGATATDLVLTVTQMLRQHGVVGKFVEFYGPGLSTMSLPDRATIANMAPEYGATVGFFPVDDETLRFMRRTGRTAAEVELVEKYYKEQGLFRTDDSPEPRFTSTLGLDMSTVEPSLAGPKRPQDRIALAGMKAQWRQDLSSTFGKSSPGNGSTPVSMTSEGGPTDEPVTPDPGEDGVPVEYAGKEFSLKHGAVVIAAITSCTNTSNPSVLVCAGLVARNAAAKGLTAKPWVKTSLAPGSRVVTEYLDKSGLSASLDKLGFQTVGYGCTTCIGNSGPLPEEISHGIREGNLVAAAVLSGNRNFEGRINPDVRANYLASPPLVVAYAIAGTTDIDLTTEPLGKGSDGNDVYLKDIWPTSQEIESTIAKSIVPEMFTTQYGHATQGPVEWQKITGATGDLYQWDDASTYVHEPPFFQNMPEKPQPIRSISGARCLLSLGDSVTTDHISPAGAIKASAPAGTYLQEHGVRPLDFNSYGARRGDDRVMTRGTFANIRIKNLLVPGVEGGVSKFLPTGEQMSVYDAAMKYKAVGTPLVVLAGSEYGTGSSRDWAAKGTYLLGVKAVIAVSFERIHRSNLVGMGVLPLQFRAGENRESLGLDGTETFEILLDDTLKPLQAIEVSGTKPDGTPVHFVATCRIDTPVEVEYYRNGGILHTVLRQLSKS
- a CDS encoding dihydroorotase, translating into MSSLLLKNGRVIDPARQLDAVTDVLILDGRIAEVGTYAGHADEVLDCTRQIVCPGLIDTHVGIRDPGFEEDETTATATAAALAGGFTSIGAMPDTHPPVDNAAAAEYVVLQAARARQCRVYPLGAVTRDHAGQELADLGQLARSGAVAFTDAKTPIASAEIMRRALEYSRMFRCPVFSHPQDPTLTAGGVMHEGLHSTLLGLRGMPAAAEAILVGRDIALAELTGGRVHLMCISTRHAVEQIRRARQAGLRVTADVTPHHLTLTDESLSSYSSQYKVDPPLRSAEHIEALIAGLQDGTIDAISADHQPFAAEKKDRELDQVPFGIVGLETLLPICIRALVEPGHLTWLQFIARLTTGPARILGIERGTLAPGAEADVTIIHPDHAWTIDPSRFRSRSRNTPFGGWQVRGRAQTVLVGGEIRYRAS
- a CDS encoding NYN domain-containing protein gives rise to the protein MLDGYNLLHAAGLARLKYGVGDLGRQRTRLLARISEKLSPEEQTRCTVVFDAREPPPDANPHQRHQQITVLFAPDSGDADEMIEELIRRHPSPRQLVVVSSDHRLQKAVLRRSGKAVDSEVWLHQLDRRPRAGSNPAPAPAVDPRRAVDDWQQEFGEFNVDELAAEVAAESSDAAPKEDWDRHVDLLERQLGNPAELERWLDDSRTKSPRRQAPPPG
- the topA gene encoding type I DNA topoisomerase is translated as MKGLVIVESPAKARKIGEYLGKDYIVQASMGHVRDLPASATEIPPELKKEPWSNLGVNVDGNFAPLYVVPKEKKKLVKELKDNLKLASELILATDEDREGESIGWHLAQLLEPRVPVKRMVFSEITKEAILEAISHTRDLDENLVAAQETRRVVDRLYGYRLSPLLWKKIAPGLSAGRVQSVAVRVIVQRELERLAFKSGSFWDLKATLATRSGATFDAALATVGGKRVASGRDFDENTGRLKPDADVLLLDEAAARSLEGRLDGQPWVVSTVETRMQTRKPYAPFTTSTLQQEANRKLNLSARETMQVAQRLYEDGYITYMRTDSVNLSQEAIGASRSCVEQRYGKEYLSPEVRQFTNKAKNAQEAHEAIRPAGKEMKTAEEHGLSGREAVLYAMIWKRTVATQMAEARLRFQTVTIQAADAEFRATGRHVEFPGFFRAYVEGVDDPEAALDDTEAALPPLNEKDALNCSELASVGHETKPPARYTEATLVRTLEAEGIGRPSTYATIIGTIQDRGYVRKVGNQLVPTFTALAVTRLLEDYFPNLVDLSFTAKMEQTLDDIAGGEAERLPYLKQFYSGEVGLDGQVRDKEGSIDPRTACTLTLEGLGPKVRVGRYGPYFETEHDGQPVTASIPDDIAPADITDEMATKLIEMKKAGPQSLGIDPDTGHSIFILVGPYGPYLQLGEVRDGEAKPRRVSIPKNRDPQSVTLADALAYLHLPRTLGNHPETGHVVKAGIGMYGPYVLHEKTYKSLGKEDDVLTVDLPKAVELLSQARAKAAVTPMREIGKHPADNEMIGVFEGRYGAYVKHGKVNATIPKDKDPMTLTLEEAVTLIAERAAKGSPKKGRGGRSAKAAPKKASAKAAGDKPVKKKAAKKKKAS
- a CDS encoding aspartate carbamoyltransferase catalytic subunit, coding for MPADSDSPASWSRPHVLGLQELSATEITCILDRAAEFKQLSTEGETRLSILKGITVGNLFFEPSTRTKTSFSLAAKRLGADTVDFAAAGSSLSKGETFIDTARNIEAMGVSTMVVRHSTSGAPHVLSRNLRASVINAGDGTHEHPTQGLLDLFTIRQHRGSLEGLTVALVGDILHSRVARSNIWGLKKLGARVIVCGPATLIPPRVEAMGVEISDDLDAILPELDCINLLRIQAERQRSAFFPSIYEYAHFFGMNGDRVRRGKDDLLILAPGPINRGVELTPDVADGPNSVILDQVTNGLFVRMACLALTHEAATRGKGGPA
- a CDS encoding mandelate racemase/muconate lactonizing enzyme family protein, with the protein product MAATSPSSRRGFLGATFGAAGAAGLGWSRQGAAHDARNESGLPQAKITRVETFLLRTQLKRAFGVSVSVPLDKTRSTLLVKIETDTGLVGWGETASVSGTKGAIDDNLAPKLIGQNPLEHRKLTRMLWGANFGQPLAVGGLDIALNDLRGKMLELPVAELFGGRLRDRVPAYASAMNYVEGEEPETLFPREAEQLVNAGFRALKMRLGRYSVAREAAVARSVRKAVGPDVRLMVDGNAAYTLGSALRMGEVLHELEFDFFEEPLPQSPKYAGYEELRAKLPLPLAGGEGLDTRASARELIDRGTFHIIQPDVSLCSGIGEVLFIAEMASLAGVTCLPHCWGGAILIAATTHLVSLLPDPHWGLPTDTPMVEYDQSENPWRTEIVESPIVVEADGAIAVPTAPGLGIQIREEVVRRYAV